GCGTATAGCCCCAGCGCGATTGAAGTTTCCCAGAACAGGGGTGCATAGAGTCTGACATCGATGGTTTCGGTGTGGTAACTGAAATCGCCGCCGAAAAAGACCTCTTCGAAGCTGGCGTAGTATCCCTTGGTCGGCCAGTTGTCGTTGTCTTTTTGGTCGAGAATGAATTGATAGCCACCGCCCAGATAGTAACCATCTTGATAACTCTTGGGTACGTCATCGCCGAGTTCGTTGTTGCGAGCTTCGCCTTCTAATACAATGCCGTAGCGGAATGGAATGTTATTCGGAATGCCGAAATTCATCTCGAAGGGAATCCGGCCGTAAACGAAGGTGCTCTTGTATTCGTCGATAGCTTCAAAATCGCCACGGGCCCCACGTTCGAAAAGCGAATATTGCCACTTGTTCAGGTTTAACTTGGCGGGAATGTGCAGGTGGTCGCCGAGAAGCCACAGGTTCGGTGCGTACTGGAATTGGAATTGACCGCGTGTGGTGCCGCGGGCGATAAAGTCCATCGAAGAGATGTTTTCGCCTTCTTGGAACGGTCTGAAAAACAGGACGAAGACGGCTCCATATTGGATTTTTGTTTCTTCGGTGTAGGCTCCGAAGGGGAGCGCCGAATACCGTTGGAAATTTTCCTGCGCAAGGCACGAGCTTGTGAGGCTAGCGAGTAGCGAGCAGAATAAGAAAAATACCTTGAGGGGGTGAATCGACATACCATCGCAATTATATAATAATTTCGGTTTCTTGTTTTGCGGAAAAAATGGTGCTGCCGTGGGATGGGGCAACCTGGCGTTTTCTGTACATGATACAAGATGTAGCATATATAAAAATGAAATATAAAATATTTAAAAAATCTTGAAAATTTTAGTAAAAATCAAATTTTTGTATCATAAATGTCTTGACATGAGTCGAGCGAGAATATATATTTCTGAATGATGAAACCGATTATCGAATATACCGACTTCCGCAAGTTCATGCGAGACTACTACGAAGAACGCAAGCGCTGCTCCGCGTTCTCGTGGCGTGAATTCTCGAAAATCGCCGGGTTCAGTTCGCCCTCGTACATGAAAGTTGTGTGCGATGGCAAAAGCAAGCTGAGCCGTATCGGCGTAGAACGCACGGGTGCGGCTATGGGACTTGCTGGTTTCGAAATGGATTATTTCAGGGCGATGGTCAAGTTCGGCCAGGCCGAAGTCGAAGCGAAAAAGGTCGCCGCCTACGAAGAAATGCTTTCGATCGCAAAGATGTACAAGGTGCGCGTCTTGGAAGGGGACTTGTTTGAGTTCTACGATACCTGGCGTAATCCGGTGCTCCGTGAACTTGCCCCTCTAATGCCGGGGGCGACTCCGGGCGAACTCGCCAAGATGTGCTACCCGGAAGTGTCTGCCCAGGAGGTCCACGAATCGCTCGCGTTTCTGACGAAAGCGGGGCTCCTGAAGAAATCGGAGGGAAAACTAGTTCAGTCCGAAACGTCCGTGAAAGGCTCGAACGATGCCACGAGACTTGCCATGCGGGGCATGCACCGCATGATGTCGCAACTCGCGACGCCGGCGCTGGAGCTCCCTGTAGAAGAGCGCAATTTCAGTGGCGTTACCATGGGGCTTTCTCGTGAGTCTTATTCCAAGATCGAAAACTTGTTGGATGAATTCCGTCGCAAGATTATCGCCGTTGCCGCCGAAGAGAAAAATGTTGAACAGGTGTACCGTTT
This genomic stretch from Fibrobacter sp. UWH4 harbors:
- a CDS encoding BamA/TamA family outer membrane protein, coding for MSIHPLKVFFLFCSLLASLTSSCLAQENFQRYSALPFGAYTEETKIQYGAVFVLFFRPFQEGENISSMDFIARGTTRGQFQFQYAPNLWLLGDHLHIPAKLNLNKWQYSLFERGARGDFEAIDEYKSTFVYGRIPFEMNFGIPNNIPFRYGIVLEGEARNNELGDDVPKSYQDGYYLGGGYQFILDQKDNDNWPTKGYYASFEEVFFGGDFSYHTETIDVRLYAPLFWETSIALGLYAKQSRGDNVPLGCLAGPDGTKRFRGVESGIWSDTQAAIWQIELRRPLFWRFAGVIFGEALQSAPYFSELFKRQVHYAVGFGGRLALNRSEKLHARGDLSLVDGKHLGITIDLRESF
- a CDS encoding TIGR02147 family protein codes for the protein MKPIIEYTDFRKFMRDYYEERKRCSAFSWREFSKIAGFSSPSYMKVVCDGKSKLSRIGVERTGAAMGLAGFEMDYFRAMVKFGQAEVEAKKVAAYEEMLSIAKMYKVRVLEGDLFEFYDTWRNPVLRELAPLMPGATPGELAKMCYPEVSAQEVHESLAFLTKAGLLKKSEGKLVQSETSVKGSNDATRLAMRGMHRMMSQLATPALELPVEERNFSGVTMGLSRESYSKIENLLDEFRRKIIAVAAEEKNVEQVYRLNLQLFPLTKNVKERENEND